Proteins from a genomic interval of Sphingopyxis sp. QXT-31:
- a CDS encoding efflux RND transporter periplasmic adaptor subunit has translation MDSLAGYHDESDNRRRRTRLIIAVVLIVVALAAAWFAFSSGKGDGAATAGGAPGAAGKGGDSVPNITVVIPGRQSVQATISANGTIAARREMPIGIAGEGGQVVRVLVEPGQWVGAGQTLAVIDRAVQTQQASALAASIRVAQADASLAQAELERAEALVSRGFISKADMDRKRATRDAANARVRVAQAQYAEAQARNTRLNIVAPAAGLVLTRQVEPGQVVGAGSGVLFRMARGGEMEMMAQMAEADLQRVPVGTRATVTPVGTDLNIAGQVWQVAPVINADTRQGMVRIAIPYSSALRPGGFADARLIAGSTEAPLLPESAVQSGPEGNFVLVVGKDNKIERKPVKVGAVSDDGVSIASGLTGNERVVVLAGAFLNVGDTVKPVLQKSSQ, from the coding sequence ATGGACAGTCTGGCGGGGTATCATGACGAGAGCGACAACCGGCGTCGCCGAACCCGGCTGATCATCGCGGTAGTGCTGATCGTCGTGGCGCTGGCCGCGGCCTGGTTCGCCTTTTCGTCGGGCAAGGGCGATGGTGCAGCGACCGCCGGCGGCGCCCCGGGGGCTGCGGGCAAGGGCGGCGACAGCGTCCCGAACATCACCGTCGTCATCCCCGGCCGCCAGTCCGTGCAGGCGACGATTTCGGCCAATGGCACGATCGCCGCGCGGCGCGAGATGCCGATCGGCATCGCCGGCGAGGGCGGTCAGGTCGTGCGCGTGCTGGTCGAACCCGGCCAGTGGGTCGGCGCCGGCCAGACGCTCGCGGTGATCGACCGCGCGGTCCAGACGCAGCAGGCGTCGGCGCTCGCCGCGTCGATCCGCGTCGCGCAGGCGGACGCCAGCCTGGCGCAGGCCGAGCTCGAACGCGCCGAGGCGCTGGTGTCGCGCGGCTTCATTTCCAAGGCCGACATGGACCGCAAGCGCGCCACGCGCGACGCCGCGAACGCGCGCGTCCGCGTCGCGCAGGCGCAATATGCCGAGGCGCAGGCGCGCAACACCCGGCTCAACATCGTAGCGCCCGCCGCGGGACTGGTGCTGACGCGCCAGGTCGAACCGGGCCAGGTCGTCGGCGCGGGCAGCGGCGTGCTGTTCCGCATGGCGCGCGGCGGCGAGATGGAGATGATGGCGCAGATGGCCGAAGCCGACCTGCAACGCGTCCCTGTCGGAACGCGCGCAACGGTTACACCCGTGGGCACCGACCTCAACATCGCGGGTCAGGTGTGGCAGGTCGCGCCGGTGATCAACGCCGACACGCGCCAGGGCATGGTCCGCATCGCGATCCCCTACAGCAGCGCGTTGCGCCCCGGCGGCTTCGCCGACGCGCGGCTGATCGCAGGGTCGACCGAAGCGCCGCTGCTGCCCGAGAGCGCAGTGCAGAGCGGTCCCGAGGGCAATTTCGTGCTGGTCGTCGGCAAGGACAACAAGATCGAGCGCAAGCCGGTGAAGGTCGGCGCGGTCAGCGATGACGGCGTGTCGATCGCATCGGGGCTGACGGGCAACGAGCGCGTCGTGGTGCTCGCCGGCGCGTTCCTGAATGTCGGCGACACCGTGAAGCCCGTGCTGCAGAAATCGTCGCAATAA
- a CDS encoding efflux RND transporter permease subunit, with translation MSFRNISAWCIRNPVPPIVMFILLLLAGLVSFNRMDVNDNPDVEFPAVQVVVVQPGAAPTELETQVTQRVEAAIRGVSGVDEMSSYVSEGNSRTFVQFAIGTPIDRAYNDVNQAVQQIRSDLPDGILEPQVVRVDIAGGPITFFAVQATDMTLEQLSWFVDNTVAKELLSIPGMSQVRRSGGVDREIRVILDPARMQSYGITASQINQQLRQINVNAAGGRTEIAGSEQAVRVLGNAGSAYQLGDYQLSLGSGRTIRLSDVAKVTDGYAEQRNLAKIEGKQVLSFSIEKAKGASDVTVHDEAMKKLAEIKKNNPKVDFKILFTRTEYTKEQYRSSMAAMIEGAVLAVVVVFLFLRDWRATLISALAIPLSAIPTFWFMELMGFSLNGLSLLALSLVAGVLVDDAIVEIENIVRHMRMGKTAYQASIDAADEIGLAVVATTMSIVAVFLPVALMPGVSGQFFIQFGMTVVFAVLVSLAVARMITPMIAAYFLSAQGEQDHASGPWVDRYENILRWTLDDSKHKAKRAGYAPVPTRLGFLWAPLAAAAVVLVAMVAQYYQPVPVGQDGPNPAIHFLLATPFSMIAVFLLVSLLCILFGAIAYAMGARGFDFTNWAKFMAQRFWARLHDHRVWIVGIGVAAFLSSIVLFYFLPKQFQPTTNSDYSQISYELPPGSTLAQSEVIANQINTILAANTVVDNAFFDVNVGGGSVYITLKKERPTTSVEWERGLQPKMAAIPDARVSFQSQSGGFSGRDITFIIGGDDPVALENHARRIVREMSALKELRAVRIEGDIPRPEIIVNPRMDLAAELGVTTAALSQTIRIATLGDIDQNAAKFSLSDRQIPIRVLLSEDSRRSLATIENLPVPTARGGTVPLKSVAEIGFGAGPTELRRYNQTRRIVIGADLAPGLVTGNAQTKIDKLPSIANMPQGIRKVIQGDAKWQAEMMQNFLVAVVAGLLLVFATLVLLYRRFLSPLVNMSSLLLAPLGGLLGLAVTGMEISMPVFIGLLMLLGIVAKNSILLVDFAIEEMDHGVAKNAALMDAGRKRAQPIVMTTVAMVAGMVPTAISLSGDGAWRAPMGVVVIGGLILSTLLTLLIVPAGFSLADSIEKRLGRFFSRNLLTYRKGDDGKPHLEAEPQPAQ, from the coding sequence ATGAGTTTCCGCAACATTTCCGCCTGGTGCATCCGCAATCCGGTGCCGCCGATCGTGATGTTCATCCTGCTGTTGCTGGCGGGTCTCGTCAGCTTCAATCGGATGGACGTCAACGACAATCCCGACGTCGAATTCCCCGCGGTGCAGGTCGTCGTCGTGCAGCCCGGCGCCGCGCCGACCGAGCTGGAGACGCAGGTCACCCAGCGCGTCGAGGCCGCGATACGCGGCGTCAGCGGGGTCGACGAAATGTCCTCCTATGTCAGCGAGGGCAACAGCCGCACCTTCGTGCAATTCGCGATCGGCACGCCGATCGACCGCGCCTATAACGACGTCAACCAGGCGGTGCAGCAGATCCGCAGCGACTTGCCCGACGGCATCCTCGAACCGCAGGTCGTGCGCGTCGACATCGCCGGCGGCCCGATCACCTTTTTCGCGGTCCAGGCGACCGACATGACGCTGGAGCAGCTGTCGTGGTTCGTCGACAACACGGTGGCGAAGGAACTGCTCTCGATCCCCGGCATGAGCCAGGTGCGCCGCTCGGGCGGCGTCGACCGCGAGATCCGCGTCATCCTCGATCCCGCGCGCATGCAAAGCTATGGCATCACCGCCAGCCAGATCAACCAGCAGCTGCGCCAGATCAACGTCAACGCCGCGGGCGGGCGCACCGAGATCGCGGGCAGCGAACAGGCGGTGCGCGTGCTCGGTAACGCGGGCAGCGCCTATCAACTGGGCGATTACCAACTGTCGCTGGGCAGCGGCAGGACAATCCGGCTGAGCGACGTGGCGAAGGTCACCGACGGCTATGCCGAACAGCGCAACCTGGCGAAGATCGAGGGCAAGCAGGTGCTCAGCTTCTCGATCGAAAAGGCAAAGGGCGCCTCCGACGTCACCGTCCACGACGAGGCGATGAAGAAGCTGGCCGAGATCAAGAAGAACAACCCCAAGGTGGACTTCAAGATCCTCTTCACGCGCACCGAATATACCAAGGAGCAATATCGCAGCTCGATGGCCGCGATGATCGAGGGCGCGGTGCTCGCGGTCGTCGTCGTCTTCCTGTTCCTGCGCGACTGGCGCGCGACCTTGATCTCGGCGCTCGCGATCCCGCTATCGGCGATCCCGACCTTCTGGTTCATGGAGCTGATGGGCTTCTCGCTCAACGGACTGTCGCTGCTGGCGCTCAGCCTCGTGGCCGGCGTGCTCGTCGACGATGCGATCGTCGAGATCGAGAATATCGTCAGACATATGCGAATGGGCAAGACCGCCTATCAGGCGTCGATCGACGCCGCCGACGAGATCGGGCTCGCGGTCGTCGCGACGACGATGTCGATCGTCGCGGTGTTCCTACCCGTCGCGCTGATGCCCGGCGTGTCGGGGCAATTCTTCATCCAGTTCGGCATGACCGTCGTCTTCGCAGTGCTCGTCAGCCTGGCCGTCGCGCGCATGATCACGCCGATGATCGCGGCCTATTTCCTGTCGGCGCAGGGCGAGCAGGACCATGCCTCGGGGCCGTGGGTCGACCGCTACGAAAATATCCTGCGCTGGACGCTCGACGACAGCAAGCACAAGGCGAAACGCGCGGGTTACGCCCCCGTACCCACGCGGCTGGGCTTCCTGTGGGCGCCGCTCGCCGCGGCAGCGGTCGTGCTGGTTGCCATGGTGGCGCAATATTACCAGCCGGTGCCGGTCGGACAGGATGGGCCCAATCCGGCGATTCACTTCCTGCTCGCGACGCCGTTCAGCATGATTGCCGTGTTCCTGCTCGTCAGCCTGCTGTGCATCCTGTTCGGCGCGATCGCTTATGCGATGGGGGCGCGCGGGTTCGATTTCACGAACTGGGCGAAATTCATGGCCCAGCGCTTCTGGGCGCGTCTGCACGACCATCGCGTGTGGATCGTCGGCATCGGTGTGGCCGCCTTCCTGTCGAGCATCGTCCTCTTCTACTTCCTGCCGAAGCAGTTCCAGCCGACGACCAACAGCGATTACAGCCAGATCAGCTACGAATTGCCGCCGGGATCGACGCTCGCGCAGAGCGAGGTGATCGCCAACCAGATCAATACGATTCTCGCGGCGAACACCGTCGTCGACAACGCCTTCTTCGACGTCAATGTCGGCGGTGGCAGCGTCTATATCACGCTCAAGAAGGAGCGCCCCACGACCAGTGTCGAATGGGAACGCGGCTTGCAGCCCAAGATGGCGGCGATCCCCGACGCGCGCGTCTCGTTCCAGAGCCAGTCGGGCGGCTTCTCGGGCCGTGACATCACCTTCATCATCGGCGGCGACGATCCCGTTGCGCTCGAGAACCACGCGCGCCGGATCGTCCGCGAGATGAGCGCGCTCAAGGAATTGCGCGCGGTACGGATCGAGGGCGACATTCCGCGGCCCGAGATCATCGTCAATCCGCGCATGGACCTCGCCGCCGAACTCGGCGTGACGACCGCGGCGCTCAGCCAGACGATCCGCATCGCGACGCTGGGAGACATCGACCAGAATGCGGCGAAATTCTCGCTGTCCGACCGCCAGATCCCGATCCGCGTGCTATTGTCCGAAGACTCGCGCCGCAGCCTCGCGACGATCGAGAACCTGCCGGTTCCGACCGCCCGCGGCGGTACCGTGCCGTTGAAATCGGTGGCCGAGATCGGCTTCGGTGCCGGTCCGACCGAGCTCCGCCGCTACAACCAGACGCGGCGTATCGTGATCGGCGCCGATCTGGCACCAGGGCTGGTGACCGGCAACGCGCAGACCAAAATCGACAAATTGCCGTCGATCGCGAACATGCCGCAGGGCATTCGCAAGGTGATCCAGGGCGACGCCAAGTGGCAGGCGGAGATGATGCAGAACTTCCTCGTCGCCGTGGTCGCGGGGCTGCTCCTCGTCTTCGCGACGCTGGTGCTGCTCTATCGCCGCTTCCTGTCGCCGCTGGTCAACATGTCGTCGCTGCTGCTCGCGCCGCTCGGCGGGCTGCTCGGGCTCGCAGTCACCGGCATGGAAATCTCGATGCCGGTGTTCATTGGCCTCTTGATGCTGCTCGGCATTGTCGCGAAAAACTCGATCCTGCTCGTCGACTTCGCGATCGAAGAGATGGACCATGGCGTTGCAAAGAACGCGGCGTTGATGGACGCGGGGCGCAAGCGTGCGCAGCCGATCGTCATGACCACGGTCGCGATGGTCGCCGGCATGGTGCCCACTGCCATCTCGCTGTCGGGCGACGGCGCGTGGCGCGCGCCGATGGGCGTGGTCGTGATCGGCGGGCTGATCCTGTCGACGCTGCTGACCTTGTTGATCGTGCCCGCGGGCTTCAGCCTGGCCGACAGCATCGAAAAGCGCCTCGGCCGCTTCTTCTCGCGAAACTTGCTGACCTATCGCAAGGGCGACGACGGCAAGCCGCATTTGGAGGCCGAACCGCAGCCGGCGCAATGA
- a CDS encoding DUF445 domain-containing protein — MTDRALSQPIGVAIPAKPSSIRVVATGMLVAMAAIFVAAKYYQDVHPAVGFIRAFAEAAMVGGLADWFAVTALFRHPMGLPIPHTAIVPRNKNRIGDTLARFLLTNFLLPRLIARKMQQVDIAGAVGKFLSQPAEGGGRLKLGASRVIADALGALDQQRLGGMVKSAIADRLRELDVAPLLGQALQAALAEGRHQPLLDAMVKWGSKTLDLNANLIHQMVHENSNAIVRLTGLDESIANRIVAGLGKLLSEMAEEPDHPLRIRVEEGLAKMALDLQHDPEVQAKVAKVRDELLENKAVKRWLDGLWEQGRGALLKAARNPDTMLAGRIGELVTQFGTMLGEDPHIKRTLNRYARRAVVGAVDSYGETALKLVSDTIRGWDAKTITDRLESAVGDDLQYIRINGTLVGGLVGVLIHTVDVLL; from the coding sequence ATGACCGACCGCGCGCTCTCTCAGCCGATTGGTGTCGCCATCCCGGCGAAGCCGTCCAGCATCCGCGTCGTCGCGACGGGCATGCTCGTCGCGATGGCGGCGATCTTCGTCGCGGCGAAATATTATCAGGACGTCCATCCGGCGGTCGGCTTCATCCGTGCCTTTGCGGAGGCGGCGATGGTTGGCGGGCTCGCCGACTGGTTCGCGGTCACCGCCTTGTTCCGCCATCCGATGGGGCTGCCGATCCCGCACACCGCCATCGTCCCGCGCAACAAAAACCGCATCGGCGACACGCTGGCGCGCTTCCTGCTGACCAATTTCCTGCTGCCGCGGCTGATCGCGCGCAAGATGCAGCAGGTCGACATCGCGGGCGCGGTCGGCAAATTCCTGTCGCAGCCTGCGGAGGGCGGAGGACGGCTCAAGCTCGGTGCTTCGCGCGTCATCGCCGACGCGCTCGGTGCGCTCGATCAGCAACGCCTCGGCGGCATGGTCAAATCGGCGATCGCCGATCGCCTGCGCGAACTCGACGTCGCGCCGCTGCTCGGACAGGCGCTGCAGGCGGCGCTCGCCGAGGGGCGGCATCAGCCGCTGCTCGATGCGATGGTAAAATGGGGGTCAAAGACGCTCGACCTCAACGCAAATCTGATCCACCAGATGGTGCACGAGAATTCGAACGCGATCGTGCGGTTAACCGGGCTCGACGAGAGCATCGCGAACCGAATCGTCGCGGGGCTGGGCAAATTGCTCAGCGAAATGGCCGAAGAGCCCGACCATCCGCTGCGTATCCGCGTCGAAGAAGGCCTCGCCAAGATGGCGCTCGACCTGCAGCACGATCCCGAGGTGCAGGCGAAGGTTGCCAAGGTCCGCGACGAACTGCTCGAGAACAAGGCGGTCAAGCGCTGGCTCGACGGGCTTTGGGAACAGGGTCGCGGCGCGCTGCTCAAGGCCGCGCGCAACCCCGACACGATGCTCGCGGGGCGGATCGGCGAACTGGTCACGCAGTTCGGCACGATGCTGGGCGAGGATCCGCATATCAAGCGCACGCTCAACCGCTATGCGCGGCGCGCGGTGGTCGGCGCGGTCGACAGCTATGGCGAGACCGCGCTCAAGCTGGTGTCCGATACCATTCGCGGCTGGGACGCGAAGACGATCACCGACCGGCTGGAGAGTGCGGTGGGAGACGATCTGCAATATATCCGGATCAATGGGACGCTGGTCGGCGGGCTGGTGGGGGTGCTGATCCACACGGTGGACGTGCTTCTCTAA
- a CDS encoding NAD(P)-dependent oxidoreductase yields MGHMLIFGLGYAAGYLAERLTTRGWDVTGTTRDGRGGSIAFGDSAAVHAALRSATHILSSVPPVAGADPVLAAYGDAIALAPAAWVGYLSSTGVYGDACGAWIDETAPVKGRRADRNAADAAWQALRGDMRVFRLPGIYGPGRSILDRINEGRAHRIALPDQVFSRVHVDDIAGGILASFRGPAGVYNLADDEPCHQNRLVEWGCAMLGAPLPPLQTLDEAGLSPAARAFYAENRRVANGRAKRLLGWKPRYPNFREGLAACL; encoded by the coding sequence ATGGGACATATGCTGATTTTCGGGCTGGGCTATGCCGCGGGCTATCTGGCGGAGCGACTGACCACGCGTGGCTGGGACGTGACCGGCACGACACGGGACGGGCGCGGCGGGTCGATCGCGTTCGGCGATAGCGCGGCGGTGCATGCGGCGCTGCGCTCGGCGACGCATATACTCTCGTCGGTGCCGCCGGTCGCCGGCGCCGACCCCGTGCTCGCCGCCTATGGCGACGCCATCGCGCTCGCTCCCGCCGCATGGGTCGGCTATCTTTCCTCGACCGGGGTTTACGGCGATGCCTGCGGCGCGTGGATCGACGAGACGGCGCCCGTCAAAGGCCGCCGCGCCGACCGCAACGCCGCCGATGCGGCATGGCAGGCGCTGCGCGGCGATATGCGCGTCTTTCGCCTGCCGGGCATTTACGGCCCAGGCCGCTCGATCCTCGACCGCATAAACGAAGGCCGCGCGCATCGCATCGCCCTGCCCGATCAGGTCTTCAGCCGCGTGCATGTCGACGATATCGCAGGCGGTATTCTCGCGTCGTTCCGCGGACCAGCGGGGGTGTATAATCTCGCCGACGACGAGCCGTGTCACCAGAACCGGCTGGTCGAATGGGGCTGCGCAATGCTCGGCGCGCCCTTGCCGCCGCTCCAGACACTCGATGAAGCCGGGCTGTCGCCAGCTGCACGCGCCTTCTATGCCGAGAACCGCCGCGTCGCGAATGGCCGGGCGAAACGCCTGCTCGGCTGGAAGCCGCGCTATCCGAACTTTCGCGAGGGGCTGGCGGCCTGCCTTTAG
- the pepN gene encoding aminopeptidase N, translating to MTDASSTPAIPVTIHRGDYRPPEWQVPDIALDFALGIAETKVSASLSVERHADTAVPLVLRGDGLTAAEVRVDGAVWNDWRMDGPDLVIDLGDRSAAAVEVDTVIDPSANTQLMGLYASNGMLCTQCEAEGFRRITFHPDRPDVLSRYKVRMAGDKAKFPILLSNGNCIEQGEGADGTHWALWEDPWPKPSYLFALVAGDLVVNRDSFTTMSGRKVELGIWVRKGDVERTGHAMQALKDSMAWDERVYGREYDLDLFNIVAVSDFNMGAMENKGLNVFNTRYILADPDTATDLDYDGVQGVVAHEYFHNWSGNRVTCRDWFQLSLKEGFTVFRDQSFSADMGSPPVKRIEDVRLLRAAQFPEDAGPLAHPIRPDSYQEISNFYTATVYNKGAEIIRMMATLLGAERFRAGTDLYFDRHDGEAATCEDFVRAMEEGGDIDLGQFRRWYEQAGTPRLTLALIEEGGDWLLDIAQTVPPTPGQPDKRPMMLPLRLAAFAMDGSGTAMPDTLVTLTGDSQRVALGRFAARPALSVNRGFSAPVIVDYVRAPGELAWLAAHDDDPFARYEALQQLMLDTLVAAVSGETADHAAVIDAVAGTLAGRVDDPAFVAEAVLLPSEAFIGDQMVIVDPDAIRRERLALQAAIGRALEGEWRDILAGACPPATDLTPKAKGGRRLRGVAIAYLAATGIADVPALVFGIFSNADGMTERQAALATLAHGDSAERVHALDIFYQRYRDNPLVLDKWFQVQAWSLRPDTVDAVKELAGHPDFTLANPNRVRSLYGALTGNQAAFHQADGAGYRLIADLVIALDPKNPQTAARMIPPLGRWKRFDEARAAMMKAELERILAQPGLSRDTTEQASKSLLG from the coding sequence ATGACCGATGCCTCCTCGACGCCCGCCATCCCCGTCACCATCCACCGCGGCGACTATCGCCCGCCCGAGTGGCAGGTCCCCGACATCGCGCTCGATTTCGCGCTGGGGATCGCGGAGACCAAGGTTTCGGCCAGCCTGTCGGTCGAGCGCCACGCCGATACAGCGGTACCGCTCGTCCTGCGCGGCGACGGGCTGACCGCAGCGGAAGTGCGCGTAGATGGCGCGGTGTGGAACGACTGGCGGATGGACGGCCCCGACCTGGTGATCGACCTTGGCGACCGCAGCGCCGCAGCGGTCGAGGTCGACACCGTGATCGACCCGAGCGCCAACACCCAGCTGATGGGGCTTTATGCGTCGAATGGCATGCTCTGCACGCAGTGCGAGGCCGAGGGCTTTCGCCGCATCACCTTCCACCCCGACCGTCCCGATGTGCTGAGCCGCTACAAGGTGCGCATGGCGGGCGACAAGGCGAAGTTCCCGATCCTGCTGTCGAACGGCAATTGCATCGAGCAGGGCGAGGGTGCCGACGGCACGCATTGGGCGCTGTGGGAAGATCCCTGGCCGAAGCCGAGCTACCTGTTCGCGCTCGTCGCGGGCGACCTGGTGGTCAATCGCGACAGCTTCACCACCATGAGCGGGCGCAAGGTTGAACTCGGGATCTGGGTACGCAAGGGCGATGTGGAACGCACTGGCCACGCGATGCAGGCGCTGAAGGACAGCATGGCGTGGGACGAGCGCGTCTATGGCCGCGAGTATGACCTCGACCTGTTCAACATCGTTGCGGTCAGCGATTTCAACATGGGGGCGATGGAGAACAAGGGGCTCAACGTCTTCAACACCCGCTACATCCTCGCCGACCCCGACACCGCGACCGACCTCGATTACGACGGGGTGCAGGGCGTCGTCGCGCATGAATATTTCCACAATTGGTCGGGCAATCGCGTAACCTGCCGCGACTGGTTCCAGCTGAGCCTCAAAGAGGGCTTCACCGTCTTTCGCGACCAGAGCTTTTCGGCCGACATGGGATCGCCCCCGGTCAAGCGCATCGAGGATGTCCGCCTGCTCCGAGCCGCGCAATTCCCCGAGGATGCGGGGCCGCTCGCGCACCCGATCCGGCCCGACTCCTATCAGGAGATCAGCAACTTCTACACCGCGACGGTCTATAACAAGGGCGCCGAGATCATCCGGATGATGGCGACCTTGCTGGGCGCCGAGCGCTTCCGCGCGGGCACCGACCTTTATTTCGACCGCCACGACGGCGAGGCCGCGACCTGCGAGGATTTCGTCCGCGCGATGGAGGAGGGCGGCGATATCGACCTCGGCCAGTTCCGCCGCTGGTACGAACAGGCGGGGACGCCGCGGCTGACGCTGGCGCTCATCGAAGAGGGCGGCGACTGGTTGCTCGACATCGCCCAGACGGTGCCGCCGACCCCGGGCCAGCCCGACAAGCGCCCGATGATGCTGCCGCTGCGCCTCGCGGCCTTTGCGATGGATGGCAGCGGGACGGCGATGCCCGACACGCTGGTGACGCTGACCGGTGACAGCCAGCGCGTGGCGCTCGGCCGTTTCGCGGCGCGCCCGGCGCTGTCGGTCAACCGCGGCTTTTCGGCGCCGGTAATCGTCGATTATGTCCGCGCACCTGGCGAACTCGCCTGGCTTGCCGCGCACGACGACGATCCTTTCGCGCGCTACGAGGCGCTGCAGCAGCTGATGCTCGATACGTTGGTGGCCGCGGTGTCGGGCGAGACGGCCGACCATGCGGCGGTGATCGATGCGGTCGCGGGCACGCTCGCGGGACGCGTCGACGACCCGGCCTTCGTGGCCGAGGCGGTGCTGCTGCCGAGCGAGGCGTTCATCGGCGACCAGATGGTAATCGTCGACCCCGACGCGATCCGCCGCGAACGGCTGGCGCTGCAGGCGGCGATCGGCCGCGCGCTCGAGGGCGAATGGCGCGATATCCTCGCGGGCGCGTGCCCGCCCGCGACCGACCTGACGCCCAAGGCCAAGGGCGGCCGCCGCCTGCGCGGCGTCGCCATCGCCTATCTCGCCGCGACGGGCATCGCCGACGTGCCGGCGCTGGTGTTCGGCATCTTCTCGAACGCCGACGGCATGACCGAACGTCAGGCGGCGCTCGCGACGCTGGCGCATGGCGACAGCGCCGAGCGCGTCCACGCGCTCGACATCTTCTACCAGCGTTATCGCGACAATCCGCTGGTGCTCGACAAATGGTTCCAGGTGCAGGCCTGGTCGCTGCGCCCCGACACGGTCGATGCGGTCAAGGAGCTGGCAGGGCACCCCGACTTCACGCTGGCGAACCCCAACCGCGTGCGCTCGCTGTACGGCGCGCTCACGGGCAACCAGGCGGCGTTTCATCAGGCCGACGGCGCGGGCTATCGTTTGATCGCCGATCTGGTCATCGCGCTCGACCCCAAGAACCCGCAGACCGCGGCGCGCATGATCCCGCCGCTGGGGCGCTGGAAACGCTTCGACGAGGCGAGGGCGGCGATGATGAAGGCCGAACTCGAGCGGATATTGGCGCAGCCCGGGCTGTCGCGGGATACGACCGAGCAGGCGTCGAAGAGCTTGTTGGGGTAG
- a CDS encoding sensor histidine kinase: MRLPLTHILYIDDDDGMRRLAERSLVRKGYDVSVAASGAEGVDMAKVTAFDLIAVDHYMPGQDGLATLEALRALRECPPIVYVTGSEESRIAVAALKSGADDYVVKSVGGDFFDLLASTFDQVLERDQLRRARETAEAELRVSNARLEALLKEVNHRVANNLQMIMSFIALQSKTLADPGAREALQQTQQRIATVAQVNRRLYTTDDVEHVAMDDYLAGLARDLSESWSNGIGIRRVTTAVEPVRIATDKAVALGMIANEWVSNACKYAYADGGDGEIRVSLRQTGPSSIELAVEDDGAGMPSDGTARGTGLGTRLIDALARTHKAAVVYAPGNGPASAPGTRAAIAIDLGPGELKADTIGR; encoded by the coding sequence CTGAGACTTCCCCTGACCCACATACTCTATATCGACGACGACGATGGCATGCGCCGGCTTGCCGAGCGTTCGCTCGTGCGCAAAGGCTATGACGTCAGCGTCGCGGCGAGCGGCGCCGAAGGCGTCGACATGGCCAAGGTCACCGCGTTCGACCTGATCGCGGTCGATCATTATATGCCCGGACAGGACGGGCTCGCGACGCTCGAAGCCCTGCGGGCGCTCCGCGAATGCCCGCCAATCGTCTATGTCACGGGGTCGGAGGAGAGCCGCATCGCGGTCGCCGCGCTCAAATCGGGGGCCGACGATTATGTCGTGAAATCGGTCGGCGGCGATTTCTTCGACCTGCTCGCCTCGACCTTCGACCAAGTGCTCGAACGCGACCAGCTCCGCCGCGCGCGCGAGACCGCCGAGGCCGAACTGCGCGTCAGCAACGCCCGGCTCGAAGCGTTGCTGAAGGAAGTGAACCACCGCGTCGCCAATAATCTGCAGATGATCATGTCCTTCATCGCGTTGCAGTCGAAGACATTGGCCGACCCCGGCGCGCGCGAGGCGCTGCAGCAGACCCAGCAGCGGATCGCCACCGTCGCGCAGGTCAATCGCCGCCTGTACACGACCGACGACGTCGAACATGTCGCGATGGACGACTATCTCGCCGGCCTCGCCCGCGATCTTTCCGAAAGCTGGTCGAACGGCATCGGCATCCGGCGCGTGACGACCGCCGTCGAACCCGTCCGCATCGCCACCGACAAGGCCGTTGCGCTCGGTATGATCGCCAACGAGTGGGTCAGCAACGCCTGCAAATATGCCTATGCCGACGGCGGCGACGGCGAAATTCGCGTCTCGCTGCGCCAGACGGGACCCTCTTCGATCGAACTGGCGGTCGAGGACGATGGCGCCGGCATGCCCTCCGACGGCACCGCGCGCGGCACCGGCCTCGGCACCCGCCTGATCGACGCGCTGGCCCGTACGCACAAGGCCGCAGTGGTCTATGCCCCCGGCAATGGACCGGCCTCGGCGCCCGGCACGCGCGCCGCGATCGCCATCGATCTGGGACCCGGCGAACTCAAGGCCGACACCATCGGTCGCTAG
- a CDS encoding response regulator, with the protein MPDQQSVNIVMIEDDEGHARLIEKNIRRAGISNKIHHFLDGTSALEFLYEDSDGPVRNGPALVLLDLNLPDMSGTDILAKLKADDSPLRRTPVVVLTTTDDKIEIQRCYDLGCNVYITKPVNYESFADAIRQLGLFLSVIQVPDPDPA; encoded by the coding sequence ATGCCTGACCAACAATCCGTCAATATCGTGATGATCGAAGATGATGAGGGCCACGCGCGCCTCATCGAAAAGAATATCCGCCGCGCCGGTATCTCGAACAAGATTCACCATTTCCTCGACGGCACGTCGGCGCTGGAATTCCTCTACGAGGACTCCGACGGCCCGGTGCGCAACGGCCCGGCGCTCGTGTTGCTCGACCTCAACCTGCCCGACATGAGCGGCACCGACATATTGGCCAAGCTCAAAGCCGACGACAGCCCGTTGCGGCGGACCCCTGTGGTCGTGCTGACAACCACCGACGACAAGATCGAGATTCAGCGCTGCTACGACCTCGGCTGCAACGTCTACATCACCAAGCCGGTGAACTATGAAAGCTTTGCCGACGCGATCCGCCAACTCGGGCTGTTCCTGTCGGTGATTCAGGTGCCCGACCCCGATCCCGCCTGA